GGAAAAAGCTTTCTTCCGGAAGATAAAGGTATTTCCTTGCAGCTGAGAATGTTGCAGACCATTTCGGCCCAGTGCAGGAATGCGAAGTCAGCAACCAACAGAAAAATCCACACTAGCCCATGATTCACGGGCCACTCTTTGCCCATTGGGCCCTTCTGTCTCTAGGCATTTTGGAGCCTGTTTGATTTTCTAGCACATGGTATTGTAGTATACTTTGATCATTAATtaaagatattaaataaagatagtttacaaaactaactttacAACCCTTGCGCTATttcacaagacgaatctaataaggcctttaaccgcatgattagaggatggttactgtaacattaCTATagctaatcatgaattaattagacttattagattcatTGCGCAAAGTTGCACTCAtctatggccctgtttggatactcTAACCGAGTTAGAAGTTAGAGTTAGTTTCTAGCTCATGATTTACCCTGAACTAACTCTAACTAAAGAGGTGTTTGGATGCAAGAATTAGATGGACAATAAATGCACTTTTCCAATCATTTGGCTCCTTTAAAGACTCTTTGCAGCCGGATCTGGTGTGGCTAGCTCTTGTGCCCCCAtcctctcctcccttctctcctgcGGGTGGAGACGATGAACTCCGGCGGCGCCACCTGGTACAGGTCCTCGTCCACTGGCCGGACCACCCTGCGGGAGGCCTTGGCTGCCGggcgcgccaccaccaccacgtcggcatcgccgccggcgggctCCTACCTCACCCTTGCCGCCACGACGACGACGCTCCCCTTCCCGCCGCTGGTGCTGCATTACTGCGGCCGCTTCATCTTCTCCGGCCTCCTGGCCTTCCTGCGCGTCGCTGGCCAGGGCCTGCACGGCGAGGACTGCGAGTACCGAAACCAGGCGGTGTCGCCGCGGGCCTCCGCCAATGGCCCTGATGAGCACCACTACTCGTCGGCTGCGGCGCCCCCGCTGCGGGGGCCGCCTCGTCCGGGGAGGAGGGGCCACGGGGGCGGCGCAGCGAGGGGCggacggcgagggtggagggggcgcggggaggggggggggtgctgGCGGCATGATGGGGGTGCGAAGGGGGAGGCAGACGGCCACAAAAGCGATCCAGGGAGGAAAAAGGAAGTGAGCTCCGCCTCATCTAACCCCAATAAGCAccccttagagcatctccaacagtctcacaatatttttttctcaataaCTGATATCGGGAGATGTTCCAATAGTAGTTTTAGGATTATTGGAGGAGTTGCTTTTGCAGTCATCCAATAACTTTCTCTCAGTCCAACTATTTTATTAGGAGAGTCACAACTCCCCCTTTATTTAGGGAGATGTGAGGTGAGGTGAATTATTGGAATGTCCCAATAATTATTGGGAGAAGGAAAATATTTTGGGAGATTGCTAGAGCACTAGTTTCTTATCTAATCTCCCAATATAATAGTTGGATTGGGGATTGGGAGACTGCTGAAGATGCTCTTAGGGGGATAGTTTTTTGGAGtgggttagatgcatctaacccaATCTAACCCACCTGTTTGGATGCTTTTGGGTTAGATGAGCCCCAATTTATCTCTAATCCATTGATCCAAACAGGACCtatgaaaaggttttgcaaatataatttgtttagtacttcatgcatgtaagattcccTTAGGCTATCTGCACTTTTAGTCCTGTATATCCATACTGTAAACGAAGTATTCCATCCTAATCATCAAAATTCTCTCATCtatttctaatttttctacACCCGTTCATCCTCTATATCTCCTTCTATATCAACTATCAACCTGTAGTCCACGCGTCATATtaactttttcatttttttaccaACCGACCCCTTTCTCCCTCCCAATCTCTCTCTTCCGGCCAATCCCCTTCGCCGGCCCTCTGCTCTACTCCCTCACCGGCGCATTGCCctccgcccctccctccctcgtggTGGCCGGCCCTctgcccctccctccctcgtcgGTGGCCGGCCGCATCACTTCCTCCGggcagccgcgccgcgccgcgacgCGAGGCCGGTCCGGGCAGCCGTGCCGCGGGGCCGGCCGCTCCCTTCCTCCGCTGTAGGGGCTCCGGTGCGAGTCGGCggcagcacctcctcctccttgggCTTCGCCGCGGCCGGGAGCTGCACCTGCAGGTGGGGGGCGGGGGCCGCGCCGCGACGTGAGTCCGCGatgcgaggcggaggcgcggctcGCGGCGGTCATGGCGAGGCGGCGTGGGTCCATGGCGCTCGCGGCCAGAttctcttcctcctcgctgCGGAATTGCTCGTCGTTCCACTTCCTCCCCCACGGCGCCGCCCTCCACTGGGAAGAGGCACAAGCCGGCGCGGCTCTTACAGCTCCTCCCGGCGGCGACGCTCCTCCGcgctcttcatcttcctcttcGCCTCggctcctcccctgctccgggCAGGCAGGCTTCGCGGCGGTGGCTTGGGCAGGcattgcggcggcggagcggaggcgcGATGAGCAGGACGCACAGCGGGACGGAGGCGCGCCGAACGCGGCCTCGGCGGGGCGGCGAAGGAGGGGGAACAGGGGCGAGCCGCGACGGTGGAGGTGGCCATGGCGCGCGTGCAGGACGGCGCGCGCGGTGGCCATGGCCgcgagctccacgcgcgcgggcgaggacaaggtggccggcggcgggtcgcGGGCTCCAGCGCCGCGGGGAGCTGCGCGGCGGGGCTGCTCCACCGGCGGACCTGCGTCGCTCCGTCGGCGGCCCGCTCCGACCGCGCCCCTCCTACGGCCGCGGCTGCTGCTCCGGCCGGGTCACGGCAGCGCGGATCCGCTCATCCGACGAGCGGAGctggcgaggacggcggcggatcGGGAGTTCGAGCTtggccggcctccctcctcggcgctcgagctcggccggcctcgcggcggtggtggctcctcgtggcggcggcggcggctcgcgacGGCGgccccttcctccttcctccgcgGTGGTTCGCGACGGCGGCCCCTTTCTCTCCCCTCGGCGGTTGCGGCGTGGCGCGATCAGAGCCGCGGTGGGGCTGGCACGGGCATAGCGCACGCCCGCTACTACGCTCGATTTAGCGGGAGCGAGAGTGTAGCGTTTGCTATAGTATTCGCCGCTGCAGCGCAAAAATGCGGTTGAGGGTACTGGATACGGGATATCCAGTGCGGACAGCCTTATAGCGCTAGTTGCGCTACTGCAAACCAAACAGGACCTCGTTAGCGCGTGCGTCTGGAAAAGTTGATAGAACGGGTCCAGGTAACAGCAACCACGTGGTTATCAGCAGCGGCGGATCCAGGGGGTctgggggctccagcccctccTAAAAGTCCCTAATTACATATAAATTATTGTAgcaaaaattttaaattatcATTAAATCTTTACATAAATCAAAATATATATTGTTTCAGTCTTTTGTCTCTtatcctgcatccgccactggtTAACAGCAACCCGTGTGACTAGAGGCGAGCTGTCATAAAAGGCTCGTGACTggtcgctcccgccgccgccgcctcgtctcgGAAGACTCCAGCCGTCGGATTTCCTGGCACGAGCCATATGCCCCCCGCAGTACATGAGCTGCCCGTTGCATACTGACTTTTTGTACAAGAAGCACATcactgttttctttttttttcctttcgtcTCTATTCCTAAACATGTAGATACACCACTCCCCGCATGCTAGTTAACGTTTAATATACGACATGCTGCAAACGTTCCACTCATGTTATACTTTCTGTTAGGGGCGTGCTTAGAGAGGAGCTATTTCGAAGCTCCATTAAAGCATCTCGAGCAGCACCTCATTCCCCATTCCCATTTAACTTCTCTTTTTCCCAATAATTATTGAGACAAACCAATATAACTATAGTAGAATTAAGATGAGATTATTGGAGAACTACAAAAGCAACATTCCTACGGAAAAAATATTAGAACATCCCCAATAACTGATTAATTTCGAAAGATTTATTGCGGAACTGTCGAGATGCTCCAAATCATTAGGAGAGAATAGAGGAGGATCGAAGCCAATCAGCCCCCCGTCTTCTTTTGATCGTGCCTGTCGTGGTCGATGCTCATCGCAGACAGAGTGTTGATTCcaatttaattttttaataaTCTTGTTCAATTGCATTGGGTGTTGTGTATAATGATCTCCGGTTGGTTTGGCGGCTAATAAGTTTCACCTGAAGTCCTGCTGAACGGTACGCATGTGAGAGGCGTACCACCAGCTCGATCTGTGCCTCTGTGAATCCATCGTCGTACAGATCCGAGCTAAAAATATCCACTACTATAAATGGAATAGTACCACATTCATCAAATCATCAGTGAGCACACCTGTGATGGTAGGTCAAAGGTCGCTTGCTATCTGCAACTTGCATGCAAATAACCATGATGGATCCAAGttttcctcttttttctttcttcccaTTCGCATTATTATTTGGGCTTCttacacacacagagagagagtaATACAATGAATTTATTATGGCCACTGCATCACGCACATATAGCCACATATTCTTTTCTGTTAATAAACCAGAGGATGCCCAACTTGGAGGCGTCGTCTCTGGAGACCCAACTCGGCTTTGGCATTGTTGGGGATGCTGGCTCTAGGGAGGCCTCTTTCGATGCGGTGCAAGGCGGCATGGTGCAGGTTGGCGAGCTTCTGGGGGTTGCCAAACTAGCGTGGTGGTGCTCGCAACTCTGGCGGCGACTAGGGGTTATCTCACATCGTCGGTGTGGTTGCGGACAACGGACTGCGGCGGCTGGGGTTGCTTGGCAACTGTCAGTGCGGCGTGGGACAGCGTCGGAAGGCGGCGCCTGCAGCACCGGCATCGTGCGACGACTTGGCTTGCAGCGGACTGCGGCGGGTGGCTCAGCTCCGCTGGGCTACTTCGGTGTGGTACATCGTCGGAAGACGGCACAAGCGACAACCTTGGTTTGCAGGCTTGGCTGCGGGAGCCTTATGCGCAGGTGGAGCAACGAGGCGAAGTCGACTTCGGTGGTGGCTCAGCTTTTCGACGGATGCTCTAAGAAGCAGGGCAGCACTACTTTCCATCCTGTTGGCAACTTCTGATACGGATCTGTGACATGGAGTGTTGTGGCggatgtggcgaggcccccgcgtgcAGTGTTCTTCGAGGCGACGAGTGGAGTCCAACGGCGGGAGTGGCGAGAGGCCCCTGCGAGTTTGTGCTTTCGTGGCGGCGACTGCGAGGCAGCCTCTGAGAGGTCTGGATCTGGTGTTTTTCACCCTGTCAGGTGGAGGGTGGTGTTGCAGCGACACTTCGGCATTGGGTCCCGCATGGCGGTGGCCTTATTGGTGTGGTGTGGTCTGTTCTTCTCTAGGGTCCCCGTTGATGCTGGGCACGGCGGGAGGTTTCGGCGACAACTTTGAGAGCGTGATTGCCGGTGGGTGCTGTGTGTAGGCTTCGTTCTTGCCGCCATTGTCGAGTGGAGTGGGGTTTTAGAGTGGTGTGGTGCGGCTGTGTTGATTTCTCAATCCAGCCAGTCACTGTTTGAGTTGAGTTGGCGTGGTACGGCtcgtgttgatgtcccaatccaaccggtcGGTGTTCTTTTTATTGTTTGCCCAGTCTGGGCTTattcttctttttaatataatcggcaGCTCTCTTGCCtggtttgtttcaaaaaaaaaaaacagaggaaaAAAGGGCATCAGATACGGAATGAAGCATataggaaaaaggggaaaatgtAGCTACCTTTGTGGTCTATCCATAGTTGATGGTTCAAACAACTTACGGAATGGCCCAAGTTCTTCACTTGTTCTTTTTTATGAGAATCAACTGCAGGCAAGAAGCCGATCTGAACATTCATTAAAAGATGTGGCAAACCACAGGTTACGTAGCAGAGAGATACACCTCAACAGAAAGAAGAACAACACCGAAACACAACTTGTACAATTCAAAAGACAATATATGACCACTGATCACGGGAAGAGTTGCCACCAAACAACATGCTCGCCAGACGAACCCAGCCATTACGCATCCACACTACCCCTCGTAGCTACGCCGCTCCACTGTTGCCCTCCATATGAGGGACCACCTAATGAAGTGGGGGACTAAGGGCAATTGAAGGCGCACTAGCGCAGCCCGCCGGACACGACCATCTCCTATGAAGTTGGAGGCAGCACCATTTAAAATAGGCTCCACGTACCTCTACCCAACACCATGGAAAGGGGAGGAACCATTAAAAGGGAATAATATAAGAGGCGGAAACAACACCCGATATAAGATTTGATGATCCACCAACAACGACAAAGCCGACGGAGTAGAGGTGCCGAAGACGACGAACACTTGTCCAACATAGTGCCCACCGACCACCATCAAGCTGGCCCGAAAGGAGTACAAGTAGAGAACAGAGAAGAGGTAGGATACTTCAGGAAGGAAGCACCAGCAGCATAGATGCTTGCAGATGGCAAATCGAGCAGATGTCAGGACCTCCCGCACACCAGGCACGACGCTTTCCCTGTTGGACCGATGATAAGATAAGCAGACAAGCTGACGAAGTCAAGAACGCCCAGAAATTCACCCGATCCTTGAACAGAGGTAGGGCACCTCCCCAAGCAAAGGTCGGGCACCTCCCACGCATCGAGCGTGGCACTTTCATTTTGCAGCAATGGTGCATCTCCAACAGGTTGCTATAAAGAGCCCCGCAGCTAAGGAGGGCAGATTCAAAACCAGCAAGTTGGACGTGAGAGTCCATGGGACCCGCACTGCTCGCGCCCCCTAGCAACAATGGCTACTCACCCATGGATTGTCGCAGACCGACACCGAGTGGTGGCAGGCCTCGCCGATGAGGTAGAAGTACATCTGGTGAGCTGACGAAGAATTGCATTCACGGAAGAAACACCCAACCCGCACCCTCCCACGAAAGAGCTGGCATGGGTCCTTGGCGAGCAGTGAACAGACACcaagggaggggggggggggggggggaggggtgggggctcatTCCTCGACCACCAGAGGCACCAGGGCCAGGAGGAACTGGATTGCCGTGGCAGCAGAGCTCGGCTACGACGCACACGGCCACCGATAGGATCTAGTAGAGCGCCGCGGGTAGAGCGTCGCACCCGCGCATGATAACGGCCGGATAGGGCAACACACAACGCGGAGACAAGGCGGCCCCACACCGCAACCACGATGATGAGCGCCCCAACACTGCGCGGGCTCGCGGCGTGGAAGGATGCCAAGAAGGCGTAGAACACCTCGACGTTGCTGCCGCGAGCAAACTCGCCCATGGTGTCGTCAGAAAATAGACTGTGGTTCCAGGAACGCCAGCCACGACGGCCACCGCGCCCCCGGAATGATCTGGAAGGACCAGGTCCCAACAGCCAGGAAGGCACTGGATCTGTGGCCACCGACGCCGGATCTGCGAACAGCTGGTGAAAAGGATGGCGGCAGCCACCAGCCGGCACGCCAACACCAGCTAGAAGAGAGAATGAGGAGGTTGTGAAAAGAGGGCGGAGTTTCCAAGGAAAAAGGGGGATGCGCCCGCTCCCGCCCTCATCGCGACTGAGAGGACTTCCACCAGCGAGCTccggcggaggtggaggggaGTAGGGAGGTGGAGGGTGAGGGGGCAGCACCGCTCGAGTCGCCCCACCCACTTGGGGCGACGCGGGGCAAAGATGTTCTCTACGGTTGTGTGCCGTCTTCTTTATTTGTTCATAGCTAGATATGTATAAATTTAAACATATGTACTTGTCCTATCTATAAAATTGGATTTAGGATAATCATGACTATAACAATATAACTATTTGTCTCAAATGACTAGGTGCTAAATGAGACTAATTCTATACGAGGAACATTCGCTCTCTCAGTTTTGAAGATACCAGGACCATCTTGAGACATATTTGTCCTGATTCCTTTATCTCACAATAGAACCTCTCCCTTCAGCTCACCATTTGAGTAGAAACGTTTATTGCATATACTCCATTCggtccaaattgtaggtcgttttgacaaATCTAAATACGTA
The Panicum virgatum strain AP13 chromosome 6N, P.virgatum_v5, whole genome shotgun sequence genome window above contains:
- the LOC120678104 gene encoding translation initiation factor IF-2-like; amino-acid sequence: MATARAVLHARHGHLHRRGSPLFPLLRRPAEAAFGAPPSRCASCSSRLRSAAAMPAQATAAKPACPEQGRSRGEEEDEERGGASPPGGAVRAAPACASSQWRAAPWGRKWNDEQFRSEEEENLAASAMDPRRLAMTAASRASASHRGLTSRRGPRPPPAGAAPGRGEAQGGGGAAADSHRSPYSGGRERPAPRHGCPDRPRVAARRGCPEEVMRPATDEGGRGRGPATTREGGAEGNAPVRE